The Apis cerana isolate GH-2021 linkage group LG2, AcerK_1.0, whole genome shotgun sequence genomic sequence TTAAACCTTTCAAAGTgcgcttttttttataaacatattactAATTACATAATCTATTTTACAGCCAAATTCAACAATCTCCGCTAAAATTCAACGCGTTTCTATTagagatatgaaattttttataacgtaAAAGCAATCATGTGATTGATAAAATGCactaaaataaacgaaatatattatatacatataatgtatatataatttgcgtAATGAACAACACGAGTTCCATTAAAAGCATAGTAACAAAATTCTCAAATCGcaacaatatattcaataaatcttCTCGgcactttttttcttatctcggTGCTCGAtggtaatattaaatcttatatatttgcaaattttttattagatcacACACGCATTTGATTATGACATGCTAAaggtaaaaacaaataatttgtcatggccaaaaaaaaaaaaaaaaagaaaaaaatacggcCTCTATAAAACCGCTTATATCTAAATTGGccaaaaaaggagagaaaaaaaaaaaaaaaaagaaaaaaaagaaataaaaaaaaaaaacaacttcAGCATCAGCAGATCAACTTTAAAATGCTTATAAAACACAAATTCAACGCGTTGAATTTGAGCAGAGGTCTAAAAACAGTAGATAAGTACTTTCGAGAATATTGgaaacatattacatattatctaTATCAAGTGGTGTCtaacaattaattctttacTATTAAGGGATTTATTACGCATGCATTCCCTTGTTTGTCGCCGCACAATGGCACGATTTTTGTCTCCACTGTTATAATCTATGAATCACCGAAGTATGCTTTCGTCTTAAAATTGTCAGACACAGCatcatagatattttaaactcTCCAGATATCTCCCATTCCAATTCATGCCATAGTATTTACaagtaaaataaacatatttgttGACTgcattacataaattttgtgCAATGTTTATCGCAGTTcttccttttatatttttcttttttatctatatcatatataaagaataactaaagtatataaactctgatttcattttataatgtttcattaattctaataCTCTCTGATTACgactttctcttcctctttctctcaaaAACACCCATACACATTCTGCACTCacgcgaaatttcattttctatatcacacatattcattttttctttctactgGATCTCatagtatttttaacaatGTTTAACAATGGCTTAGGCCTTTCATAATCCTTGCAAGGTATATCGATGTACAAATATCAGTCGTGCATATTTGGAATTGTACAACTATGAGTTGTAACTTTATAAcgtagtaaaataattttttcatttctatattaCCATTTCATAAATCATCTTTAGATTTAGAATGCAGACGAGTATTGTCTTTCCTTCTGAGAGAAGAAagctcttttttttcgaattaaatatttcgcgCGCGAAACAGTTACTTTatgtcattatattatttttttcattttgttattacacaagataatatgattaaatttttaagttgaGCTTTTAATTTACTAATGAGCGTTATCGTTACTAAAATACAGTAAATTCTTTATCACgcaaattttcacaattttatatgTCATTATCCCAATAGAACACAGATACTCGAACACACATTTAAGTCAACAGTAGTAATCTTGAGAAATATTCGatacgatatttcttttatatacaatataaagatattactgATATATGTACATCGACTCACCTTGATATGCCTGTCTAAGTTACCTGCACCAGGTTATATCAAAGTTTGAATTGCACTAAAGCCTTGCAGCACTTTACAACTCGCTAAAACTTGTACatcaacaatttttccaataaaaactttcctttttttcaatgaataatgATGTACTCATGTTGTGGAGTAAGGGGATGCATAGTATCACAGTTGGCACGTGGGCGCTAGCTACCACTACTGCTTACAGGCAGTGAATGTGGAGCTCCCATCGATGTAGGAGGAGCAGTCAATGgtcctataaaaatattctttatatattacttgctttataattaatatttaaaaaaatataaaatctcaaTTAATTCTCAAATAATTACCAGTTATATTAGGTGAAGATTCAGAAACAGGTAGTGGACTAACTAGACTGTTAGCACTCATAGGTGTAGAGTtagcttttaatttttgtctgACCTCCCTAATCTTTAATTGCAAACTTGTCTTATTAGGAAATATATCTGAATGTTTTGCTTGAAAAGTTGTAGTAGCTTGTGTTGAAGGAAAGTAACCATGttcttgaaataattgcattaCAAGATGTCGACGTTGTTCTAGTACTTTCCTGTGACCTCGTTCATTTTCACTTCTGCCAATTCCTACAGAATTTCCGGCACCTCCTCCAGGTGTTTTTGGTGTTCTGGGTGAACTAGCATCAACATCTACTAGATCAGTATTAGTTCTATATGCATCAACGTTAAAATCTGGACCAAAGAATGTATTTCCTGTCAACTTGACACTAGAAGTTGATTTTGGAGTAGCAGATATTGATGTATCTGATTCGATGTCATCCTCATTcactattagaaaaaattttgtattataatatttaaatttttaataaaaaattagaaaatatgtgctcttttataaaattattaaaatatttacttgtgGGCCTATGAGGTCCTTGCGCGGATTTTTTTCTGTAACTTTGCATTTGTATTGATGATTGTAAATTTGATGGATGTAAACCAGATGTTACTACTGAACCATGACCAGATGAACCCACTGTATTGATACTGATTGCACTTGGACTTTGTATATCTTCTGGTTTAAATTCTGGTAAGGATGAgaatttttcttggaaatttacTTGCTCCAGAActctatatacaaaaaattatatttttaattgtgaatttaaatttaaatttaaatttaatgataaaattcaaataatttttaatttttcatacctGTCCATTCCATCTTcgacatttttcttgaaaaaagaaCCCTTCTTGGTAGATGGTGACGGCGAAGCATgagattctgaaaaattttgttgttgttgtattTGTTCTGTAGCTTGAGATGTGTTCGTTTGTGGACGATTATCACAATGTTGAGAAGTCAAAGGCCCATGGTCTCCTGCATTTGATGTGGGAGGCAttgctataaaaaataaagaatgtatatatatatgtatatttatatttcatttatatttattatttaaaataattattaatatatcattaatatatcatgaagttgataaaaatatacccATTGACTGTCTCCTTTGTAACGGTGCTCGACCAAGTTGTGCTGGAGTTGGAGCAAGCATAAAAGGACCTTTACTTGGACCTATATCATTAGGTTGTGTTTCATCCAtagaatatgatttatttgtggGAATTTCAGTACTACCATGATTACTAAGAGGTGTATGAGGAGTATGTGGAGTAGATGGTTGTTTATGTTTATCATTTGTAGcagataaaagaatattcacagtatcttttctttcttgatCAGATTTTACATTAGttactgaaaaaatataaaaactatctttaattcttattcaaaatatatataatattattaaaacttatatatataaaaaatatgatttaccATAAAATTGGGCATGATTGTTTCctatttgattttcatttttttcgggTTCTGCAAGACGAGCTATTGGATGACCGATTCCTCGATAAGTTGATGTAGTGGAAGTTGTTGGAACTGAATATGGTTTGGTCACTATTACACTTTGGGTTTCCATTTTATTGCCAGAAACTAAAGCTTGGGAAGATATATTACGATTGCCagcatctataaaatataatttgcattatatttattttatacaaatttttataaatatatttttatataatataaattaataaattgtaatcattttaatattgaaaataatattagaaaaagttataataaatatataaatatcataaatagtaattataaataatattttattgcaatatttaaaaaagagtaaaatctcgaaataattatacaaaattaattatatataaatatattctgcaAAAACTTACCAGAAATAGGTATATGAAATCCACAATACATCCGGGAATGAGGTGGTGTTGGACCAAGATACTGTGATCCCTGCTGCGGTTTGGAAACAGCCACCAAATCGTTATCGAGCAATGTTAGAGTGAACGATGGTTGATAAGGGACAGCTGAAGTAAGGGGGCGAAGAATAGTGCCTAAAGACTGCAACGGCTGCTGTTGTTTAAACAGAGCCATCATAGGTTTCGATCCAATCTGTCAGTTAAACTTTTGTAGTTTAATCTTTGAGTTTATTCGCATGTGTTTACATAGCACCTTTTAGAAAAGCTTTAAGAGTTCGCTGCTCCCTCAATTCAggttttaattggaaaatagaagaaaaaaaaaaaaaaaaaaagaaagaaagaaagaaaagaaataatattgcagCAAGGTAGTGTAGGCACGTGCGAATAGCACTCGAATTATACTTAAACTTTATAGTAACTATTCATACCTTATATTCAGACagtagtaaaaaataatcatttatgagataataaataattgattgtttgAGTGTaggcaatataattatatttgttaattcaaaaaaatatgaaaattactaCTTATCCTTCActcaaacgaaataaatataaaacttttaagtaTTCACACATGCCCGAATGAAAAGGATTATTTTACAGGAtattaggaaaataaaatattttaaaagttttaaaattatataattcaatgaatTCATTATATAGGTTCGTCTGGACCATTGTAGGTATGTATGTtactattatacatttttaataatttatatatttataatacttacaGAATGTAATACCGGAGCAGCCGTAAATTTAGGtatatttcttccattttcatGAATGCTTGCTACCAAATTACTCATACTATATTGAGTACTATACTGTTGTTCATTTTTTACTGGTTCTGGTTTAATAACTTTTGGAGATATTGGCATAGTTATAAAAGCTCCACCTGTAGGTTGAAAACCTGATACTCCAGTTGGATTAACAGGACTATGATAAGGATATGTGCTGGGTAAAACAGAAACGCTTCCTCCTTTGTCCATAGAAGTATGATGATATTTCGTCGTAGTTTCAATGCCTGTTGAAGGTATTCGTGCTAGACaaacagaaattaaatttactatacTGTACTATATTGTTAAACATCATTgttgatttttatgtaatcaaatattaaaacaaacctTTTATCGGTTTAGGCCTACAGGTTATTTCTTGTTTAACATTTATTGCTTCTCTCTTCTGACCAGTTACTGGTGAGAACCGTGATTGCatataacatttcttttcaGTGTCTTCATCTTGTACATCATTATCACTATCTGTCAATTTATCTTtgcattttaaatctatttcagGTTGTGGATCTTCGCAGATTACCATTTGATCTTCGTCTGACGCATTACCATCTTCGTCCTGTTTTAAATCAGATTCTGTATTTTCAACTGGTAAAGGCATTTCCATTATTCGATGTGTATGTGACTGATTAATaacctaataaaatatataaatatattatttagcataaagaaaaattaaaatatttaaataacatagattaaatttacctCAATCGTAGGAGCTTCATTATATACCGTAGTAACGGGAACAGTAATTTCATCTGTAGCTCTTGGTGTTAATGGTACATCATCTGCTGGTGGTCCCATATCCGTTTCTTCTCCAgtactatttaattttcctcGAGATTCGCTACCTTTAAAACTTGTCGTTGAAGATTTTCGCCTATCTTTGCTACACCATTTCCAATCTGGATGTGCTTTAAAATGTGCTTCTTTCACTTCTGATGCAAGatcatgatatttttgtttttcttctggTCCTAAGGCATACCACCATTCCCCCAATATTTTAGATACAGTACGATTATCTTGATTCGGATGTCTTTGATGTACTACTGCACGATGTCGTTtagaaaaaatcataaatgcaTTCATCGGTCGGCGTATTCTATCTTTAGTctgtaaaatttaagatataatattattttaaaataaaaataataataataataataataataataataataataataataataataataataaataatattcttatcacATTATTCTTATCAAACTTACTTTAAGAGGACTCTGTGGTTCCTTGGAATGCAATGCACTAAGGGATTGACTGCGTCTCTTATTAGCATTAGCTTCGACTTCTGCAGGAGTTGTGGGTTCTGTTTCAAAAACAtcatcatcttcttcttcagcTGGAGTTATTGGATCTGGTCCTGGTCCAGATCCATCTTCACCAGGTGTACTCATACTAATTGGAATTGGAGGTGCACTTAATGGTGGACTCAATGCAGATGGTGGAGGACTCACTTCTGATTGATCCAAAACTGTTGTTTGCCAAGGAAAAGCtgctacaataaaatttttgtattaatcacAATGACTCTTTgattaattctgaaaataatagcgaaaaatacattattataatttactaaaacaaattattttcataaaggaGAGTGTTAGTATATAATagagattattttatgaataaattagcgaaatacatataattaatattatcttaaaatataatatattttaaataacttaaagatattataaaatttaatgaaaaataaaaaaaaattaatatcacttGTTCTCAAtcttaaagtaatattaaatattaaatactgaATCACTTAttctgatttaaataaaatgagataaaatatacaattcaatttacacattaacaattattattaacaaaaaatgaatcaattgCATTTGCTGTAAAAtagataatgatatattttgtataattcatacttattcataaaataaattacaaaaattataaaattattaaaatatttattatatttatataaattcatttttttaatattattataattatataatattaaattctaataatataatatattataaacaataacaatataaaaaatgtttaaattattatccatattgttattattaaatttttctactaaaaattgatataaattgatatagaaattattgatatagatataaataagttatttaaattattaatataaaataacaaaatatcaatattcttttaacaatCTTATAaagtaattcaataattttataatataaaaatatatttaatatttattaaatgaaaattactttttatttaattacttaaagtaaatattataagattgatcatatatatcattgacatattttacaataaatattagaataataatatattttatttgatagttAAAATTCAAACCTTTTTTCCAGTTGCGACCTGCATTATTCAATAATGATGGGGGATGGGACTGGTATGCAGGAGGAACATCATGACTACCAtctgtgaaaattattatttaatcaaatccgttaattaatgtaaaatgataAGATAGTATAATAGAaaacgcaataataataaacgcaatcataaataaaaattatataaaacaacaattttttatctaatattaaattatgtaataaaatatatttaataataatctgccaattaaaaaataaaaaattacaacaatcattctaaaacaaaaataaaaatcaagtttaatcgtataaaaatatattaaaatagttaagAAATAATGTTTACAAAATAATGATTCTGAAATCCATAAACTTACACAGAACtccattatttttagaattttcttctctaGATGATTGCGTTTTAGGAATCTGTACCAAATGCCCAGGTTGTACAATTACATGCTGGAAGACACTTGTTGGAGTAGGCGGATTTGAAGCTTCAGTAGTTGTCATTACAACACTCGTAGGGGGTGGTTGTGTTCTTTGCATATCCATATGAGTAGATACATGTGTAGCCACTTTATTTgcctaataataatgatatattttatttccatttattattagatatattttttatatttaatactcgTAATCAAAgtgaagttaaataaaattattaataaaattattaagattgcTTACTTGTAAAACGGATAATTTGTCGACATGGACGGATGAAACAGCAGGTGATTGCGGAGGCTGACATTGCGTTTGATGTAATGTTGCTGGAAGTTGACCTAAGTGATTCATTAATGCTGGTCTATATTTATCATCTTGATTAGTTATATGGCCTGCTGCAGATACGTCcatactattttttatcacaagatactttttttcatGTTGATGCTGCATCACATAAATTGGCTGATTTTGCGTTTGTGGTTGAGCATAATCAACAGGTTGTTCCAAAGGCTTATGTAGAAGAGTCAAATTTTGTGGTGTTGATGTAGATAGTGGCATATGAGGTGAATGAGATGgttttaatatttgtgaatTTTGTTCTGAAATTTCAGAATGATTAGGAAAACCATTATTCGTTGTAAGTGCATGTTGAAGAATGATGCCTTGTTGTTGTTGAGCTATAGTCGTCACAACCGATGGATGCCGCGGCGGTGGGCTTTGTTCTGACCATGATGAAGTTAGATTGGATCCTGGTATACCACGACTTACAGGAGAGATTCTTATCACGCTTGTTCCTATACTAGCAGGAACTGGGGCAGTTGGAGCTGAACGATTCGATCTAACCACTCGATTCGGTTCAGGTTTTATCACTTGCTGTTGATATTGAGTAAGGAAAGTAGATTGAGTAGGTGAATGTTTCCATTTCGCACCAGGCGAGATTAATGGAGTAGCATGATGAGCAGGACTTGAAATAGGCATAAACACATTGTTTTGATTCAGTCCCAAGGGTGGAACTGGAGATTGATTGATACAAGGAGATATCGAAGATTGTCCCGTTGGTGAAGAGAAAGCTGGTGTTGCCGATCTAGAACTTCCTAaagaaactataataaaaaaatattaaaaatttttttaaattaaaaatttttaaatttcgtaaaatattaaaatttaagaatttaccAAGCATATTAGCAGCTTCAGTTTCATCTGGATCAAATCGACCAGCAATTCTTTTATCTCCATAATTTGGAGAAGTATCAGAATCTCTAGATGTTTCTTCACCATCCATTTTGCCactaaatatttccattatttaatatacaaaactattaaattattatatttaatcaataaaactatttttcttaCCCAGGAAAAGTATTTGTCGGACCTCTAAGACAAGATCCTTTCAAACTAAGATGACGAGAACAATATCCTCTTCGTTGACTTTCTTTGGAACATCCTTCTTTACTACAAAGTCTACGCCATTGTTtaccattaaatttttttctaactcCACTTGGTGTAGCCACTACATCaccttttttatatctatgtgGCGTTGCCGCCTGAgatctatttaatattgaataattcaatattaaatttataattcttctatattttttatttattaattaagtcatatattttatttaattagcaTTATTACCTGGGCGTGGCTGCTTGAGAACGAGGAGTTATACTGCGTTGTTCAACTAAACTACTGGTACTTCCTCGACTTTGCATGCTGCTTCGTTTACTGCTCCCTGACAATTTTGCATCTGTcagttgaatatatttatattattataatttttattaatataaataaaatataaaattagaaaatatggacgtaataaaagttattaaaaaataaaataaatattataaaaattccaagatattatttacaataaagttacaatattataatttataataataatattttctgaaaatttattccatttcattttattaagaataaagatttatttctaataaatattttattaaaaatttctacatttctatatttaaatacacaaTAGAATTGTGCATTATCTAACCTGCATCTGAAGGGAATGTAATATCTTCCCTATCTAAGTCATCTTCACTTTCTAAATCATCATACGGTCGACTTCCATTACTTAATGCTGTAGTGGCAGGATGTGCAGAAGTGCCTAAAGTCATGAGAGGACTAGTACCAGTCGTTCTATAATAACCACCTGTATCACTATGAGTTGATATATGAGATGTATGATGAGAAGTGTGATGAAGTTGCAAAATTGGCACTGCTGTTGGAGCTTCTGAAGAATTTCGATAGCCATGTTCtacgaatcgaaaaaataaaggatttacttcaataagaataaaatttcttaattaaaaaattacattaagtttttaattatattttatagagataTCCCATACCAATTCCTTCGACCCTTGCAGAATCACAGTCTTCTAGTCCTTCCTCTAATTCATCCCACCAAGGAGGTTGCACTAATCGTAGATCCGCACGTGTCACAACATAACTATCATTTCGATCATCTTCCCTTGATATTTTAACAACAAAACGCTTAGGATTTGATAAAATCTTGCACACTGTCCCTTTTACAAACACTTTAGCCGCATCAATATGATTGTTTGATGGACACTTGATACAAACTTTTGCATCTAAAGTCACTTGCCCAACCGAGGGGCTCGCATCACCTATCACATCGTACCTTCCCGCACCCAAAACGTCAGTATAACGCATTAGTTTTCTTTCTCCATCAAactcaatataaatttctccttGAACAACATTACGAATAACACCtggataataatatgaatccCTTAAAGCTAACACTCTGTGGTCGCGCCACTCACTGAGATCAATAGCAACAGGCCGAGGACGAGGACGTAAAGGTTCCTCTCGAACAGAATAATCCACTGCTGTACTTTGAGGTGGTAAAACTACCACTGAATGTGCCGAGGATacctaatattaaaatatcatgattaatacatatagaattatattttaaaatattatctcagtttgatgaaatatctttttaatgatttttagtgataatgttttcaaaattcctattatttataacttatcattttttattcaaagtataaataaaacaaaaattatcatgAATTGTAcgaacattatatttaaaaaaagaaattaaaattttttatatgtattttagaaaataaataaaatatattttctgaaaattatttattaagtatttatatatatgaatttataaaataattaataacaatttcattattaaaacatacatatatagagaTTCTTAAAtctaaaacataaattaaatttaagtttaataatttcataatcatttttctttttctttaatagatatcagaaataaattatgtacataaattatttattaaatatttatatatatgaatttataaaataattaataacaatttcattattaaagcATACATGTATagagatttttaaatctaagacttaagttaaatttaagtttaataatttcataatcatttttctttttctttaatagatatcaaaaataaattatgtacataaattatttatatatatatataatgtatatatatgtagatactatttatcaaataagaaaatataaattttttttagatagataaaatgttatgaataacataatttaactttcttatttcttcaaaatttgcataaaacttaataatttaaaaaaataataagatattttacataaattgtgTTCGCATTTTATTGGTAAACAAAAATtcatgttttcttttattgtatttttaaattatattttgaatcatattcgtatctaaataatattattatttaatattatatagtttatcatagagaaaaaaacttcttaaatatttatctttattcttaattttctcataatgtgtttcataatataattttttcaatagtgaaatcattttaaaaataaaaaatcattttaataatcagaaaagtatttaaaatcacaatatattacttattacatttttgattttaattcgatatttcatcaagatattatcttatagttaattctcttataaaattgttcttgCTATACGCACTTGATAACAATCTGATTCTTGTTGTTGCGGAGATTGCCGAGTTGCTGAAGTTGACTGTTGAACTAAACCTGATTGACTGAGTGGCATATTCGGTGCCCGTATGTTTACCATATTATTTACGGTTCTTGTTACATTGCTGCTTTTATCCATTTCCTCAAGCTccgataaatcatattttcgtttctttggAAGTTTCTTAGCACTGATCGTTGGATCAGACGGATCCCGCTGAGGAGGCACCGGCGGCGGGGGTGGTTGTTCCGGAATAGATTTCTCTTCAATCGAACTGCCGCCACCACCCCCGCCTGCTCCATATTGTCCGCCTCCAAGGGGATCCCGTTTTTCGTGCATCTCAGAGTGAGCAGTCAGCATTTTGGCCACCTCACGCTGCTCtgtaaattaagaataaaatattaaaaaaattttttttgggattcatttttaaacatttaaaaagattattctcttaacattatttttttataatctaaaaagttaaacaatttaaaaattaagaataaaaaggaataagaaagaaaatatagagaaataaatagattaaattccacatgatataaaaagtagatgtaagaaacgaagaattttaatttattttttatttatattataataatattattataaataataaagattttattatttaatagaattaaatatcaattgaatttttattataataataatgcaatatatattcaacttgaatataaaatataaaactgaattatttagaatataaattcctAATTGTTTACACGgatgattcataaaaataataatattcattgcgtttgtaaatattatgcaTGAATACTAAaatgaatagataaatataaaatttgattcataATCATTGatctatattcattaatttataattttataaaactaatataagataatattacatatataaatatttaagtatatatgcattttttttagctTAGTAACTGtaagtttcaaaatatacataaaaatattataaatagtaaatatataatagataatataattatcaatttcaaattaatgcattatttaattgctatttcatttcaattatcatcattgtttaaaatcttatataaaatatttttataaaatattaataatataaacaatataatcttgtgatattatctataaaaatattatctaaaaaaaatattacaaataaataatttcacatagaagtttatttttatctagttatattaataatattatatgtatttcaaacatttaaaattaagataaaagatattttccgaattatatgtttaatttcatttatacactaaaattctatatttagaatgtttgatttcataatatttaagtaatatttagtgttaagtaatattaagtattatttagTGTTACGACGTAACTGATGCTTCATTAAATCACCATTTcataatttccatttcaaataataacaattctttattttaattatcacctgtaataatttt encodes the following:
- the LOC107997543 gene encoding putative transcription factor capicua isoform X8 yields the protein MLTAHSEMHEKRDPLGGGQYGAGGGGGGSSIEEKSIPEQPPPPPVPPQRDPSDPTISAKKLPKKRKYDLSELEEMDKSSNVTRTVNNMVNIRAPNMPLSQSGLVQQSTSATRQSPQQQESDCYQVSSAHSVVVLPPQSTAVDYSVREEPLRPRPRPVAIDLSEWRDHRVLALRDSYYYPGVIRNVVQGEIYIEFDGERKLMRYTDVLGAGRYDVIGDASPSVGQVTLDAKVCIKCPSNNHIDAAKVFVKGTVCKILSNPKRFVVKISREDDRNDSYVVTRADLRLVQPPWWDELEEGLEDCDSARVEGIEHGYRNSSEAPTAVPILQLHHTSHHTSHISTHSDTGGYYRTTGTSPLMTLGTSAHPATTALSNGSRPYDDLESEDDLDREDITFPSDADAKLSGSSKRSSMQSRGSTSSLVEQRSITPRSQAATPRSQAATPHRYKKGDVVATPSGVRKKFNGKQWRRLCSKEGCSKESQRRGYCSRHLSLKGSCLRGPTNTFPGGKMDGEETSRDSDTSPNYGDKRIAGRFDPDETEAANMLVSLGSSRSATPAFSSPTGQSSISPCINQSPVPPLGLNQNNVFMPISSPAHHATPLISPGAKWKHSPTQSTFLTQYQQQVIKPEPNRVVRSNRSAPTAPVPASIGTSVIRISPVSRGIPGSNLTSSWSEQSPPPRHPSVVTTIAQQQQGIILQHALTTNNGFPNHSEISEQNSQILKPSHSPHMPLSTSTPQNLTLLHKPLEQPVDYAQPQTQNQPIYVMQHQHEKKYLVIKNSMDVSAAGHITNQDDKYRPALMNHLGQLPATLHQTQCQPPQSPAVSSVHVDKLSVLQANKVATHVSTHMDMQRTQPPPTSVVMTTTEASNPPTPTSVFQHVIVQPGHLVQIPKTQSSREENSKNNGVLYGSHDVPPAYQSHPPSLLNNAGRNWKKAFPWQTTVLDQSEVSPPPSALSPPLSAPPIPISMSTPGEDGSGPGPDPITPAEEEDDDVFETEPTTPAEVEANANKRRSQSLSALHSKEPQSPLKTKDRIRRPMNAFMIFSKRHRAVVHQRHPNQDNRTVSKILGEWWYALGPEEKQKYHDLASEVKEAHFKAHPDWKWCSKDRRKSSTTSFKGSESRGKLNSTGEETDMGPPADDVPLTPRATDEITVPVTTVYNEAPTIEDEDGNASDEDQMVICEDPQPEIDLKCKDKLTDSDNDVQDEDTEKKCYMQSRFSPVTGQKREAINVKQEITCRPKPIKARIPSTGIETTTKYHHTSMDKGGSVSVLPSTYPYHSPVNPTGVSGFQPTGGAFITMPISPKVIKPEPVKNEQQYSTQYSMSNLVASIHENGRNIPKFTAAPVLHSIGSKPMMALFKQQQPLQSLGTILRPLTSAVPYQPSFTLTLLDNDLVAVSKPQQGSQYLGPTPPHSRMYCGFHIPISDAGNRNISSQALVSGNKMETQSVIVTKPYSVPTTSTTSTYRGIGHPIARLAEPEKNENQIGNNHAQFYVTNVKSDQERKDTVNILLSATNDKHKQPSTPHTPHTPLSNHGSTEIPTNKSYSMDETQPNDIGPSKGPFMLAPTPAQLGRAPLQRRQSMAMPPTSNAGDHGPLTSQHCDNRPQTNTSQATEQIQQQQNFSESHASPSPSTKKGSFFKKNVEDGMDRVLEQVNFQEKFSSLPEFKPEDIQSPSAISINTVGSSGHGSVVTSGLHPSNLQSSIQMQSYRKKSAQGPHRPTMNEDDIESDTSISATPKSTSSVKLTGNTFFGPDFNVDAYRTNTDLVDVDASSPRTPKTPGGGAGNSVGIGRSENERGHRKVLEQRRHLVMQLFQEHGYFPSTQATTTFQAKHSDIFPNKTSLQLKIREVRQKLKANSTPMSANSLVSPLPVSESSPNITGPLTAPPTSMGAPHSLPVSSSGS